A region of Shewanella psychromarinicola DNA encodes the following proteins:
- a CDS encoding heme lyase CcmF/NrfE family subunit, translated as MIPEIGHFSLILGLAFAILLASVPLYGSACKDQYLVRYAWPLTYGMFFFITLSVVILGYSFAVDDFSVAYVAHHSNSQLPIFFKIAAVWGGHEGSLLFWVFALSVWSTSVALFSKGLEEVFTARVLSVLAMIVVGFTLFMVLTSSPFERLFPIPLEGRDLNPMLQDVGLIFHPPMLYLGYVGFSVCFAFAIAALMSGRLDSAWARWSRPWTLAAWIFLTGGISLGSWWAYYELGWGGWWFWDPVENASFMPWLVGTALVHSLIVTEKRGAFRNWTVLLAIFAFSLSLLGTFIVRSGVLTSVHSFAADPSRGLFILLLLGLAIGGSLTLFAFRASEMSSPARFELKSKETMLLICNVLLTVAAGTVLLGTLYPLLIDALGMGKISVGPPYFNAVFVPIVLVLFCFMGIGPIIRWKKSKAGEIKRQLLVPAIIALVVGVAAPFVAGGEFNAWVMCGVGATAWIMLATLRAAYNMVSNKEGGISLNQIGRSQLGMLFAHFGIAVSVMGATIVSNYSIEKSVRMGPGISQELAGYTFKYLETKNVVGPNYTAKQGQIEIYKDDEFVSLLKPDRRQYTVRTMDMTEAGIDWGLFRDLYVTMGDPISLTEFAVRLNYKPFVRWIWFGSIFMMIGGFLAASDKRYRVKQVASEDVVKAKLATV; from the coding sequence GCATGTAAAGACCAGTATCTCGTTCGTTATGCTTGGCCATTGACATACGGAATGTTTTTTTTCATCACTCTATCGGTCGTTATCCTAGGGTACAGTTTTGCGGTTGATGATTTTTCGGTGGCTTATGTCGCACATCATTCCAACTCACAATTACCTATTTTCTTTAAGATTGCGGCAGTTTGGGGTGGTCATGAAGGATCACTATTATTCTGGGTCTTTGCATTATCTGTATGGTCTACCTCTGTGGCACTATTCAGTAAAGGGTTAGAAGAAGTCTTTACCGCCAGAGTATTGTCAGTCTTAGCGATGATTGTTGTTGGTTTCACCTTATTCATGGTACTGACATCAAGTCCATTTGAACGGTTATTTCCTATTCCTTTAGAAGGGAGAGACTTAAATCCGATGCTGCAAGATGTTGGATTAATCTTCCATCCACCTATGCTGTATTTGGGTTACGTGGGTTTCTCAGTATGTTTTGCTTTTGCCATAGCAGCACTTATGAGTGGCAGACTTGACTCCGCATGGGCTCGTTGGAGTCGTCCTTGGACTTTAGCGGCTTGGATATTTTTAACCGGTGGGATCTCATTAGGTTCTTGGTGGGCTTATTACGAATTAGGTTGGGGCGGCTGGTGGTTTTGGGACCCGGTTGAAAATGCGTCATTTATGCCTTGGTTAGTGGGTACTGCGTTAGTGCACTCATTAATCGTGACAGAAAAACGTGGTGCATTCCGTAACTGGACTGTATTGCTAGCTATCTTTGCGTTCTCATTAAGTTTACTCGGCACCTTTATTGTTCGTTCGGGCGTATTAACGTCAGTACATTCTTTTGCAGCAGATCCAAGTCGTGGTTTGTTCATCTTGCTGCTGTTAGGCCTTGCCATCGGCGGTTCGTTAACTCTGTTTGCTTTCCGAGCCAGTGAAATGAGCAGTCCAGCACGATTTGAGCTTAAATCGAAAGAAACCATGCTGCTAATCTGTAACGTATTACTTACTGTTGCAGCGGGTACTGTTCTACTGGGTACACTATATCCTTTACTGATTGATGCATTAGGTATGGGCAAAATTTCAGTTGGCCCTCCGTATTTCAATGCTGTGTTTGTACCTATCGTACTAGTGCTATTTTGTTTTATGGGTATAGGTCCAATTATTCGTTGGAAGAAATCTAAAGCCGGTGAAATCAAAAGACAGTTACTTGTTCCAGCTATTATCGCGTTAGTTGTGGGTGTTGCAGCTCCATTTGTTGCTGGCGGTGAATTTAATGCTTGGGTAATGTGTGGTGTGGGTGCTACCGCGTGGATCATGCTAGCCACTCTTCGCGCTGCTTATAATATGGTAAGCAATAAAGAAGGCGGTATCAGTCTCAATCAAATAGGTCGTAGCCAGTTAGGGATGCTCTTTGCCCACTTTGGTATTGCGGTTTCAGTAATGGGGGCAACAATTGTCTCTAATTACTCGATTGAAAAAAGTGTTCGCATGGGACCAGGTATTAGCCAAGAGCTGGCAGGTTATACATTCAAGTACTTAGAAACTAAAAATGTCGTCGGCCCTAATTATACTGCCAAACAAGGTCAGATTGAGATTTATAAAGATGATGAATTTGTCTCTTTGTTAAAGCCTGATCGTCGTCAATACACTGTTCGTACTATGGATATGACTGAAGCAGGTATTGATTGGGGATTATTCCGCGACCTATATGTCACTATGGGCGACCCCATTAGTTTAACTGAGTTTGCTGTACGTCTTAATTATAAACCCTTTGTACGTTGGATATGGTTTGGCTCAATCTTTATGATGATTGGTGGCTTCCTTGCTGCATCAGATAAGCGTTATCGTGTGAAGCAAGTTGCTTCAGAAGATGTAGTAAAAGCAAAATTAGCGACAGTGTAA